A section of the Prochlorococcus marinus str. GP2 genome encodes:
- a CDS encoding CobW family GTP-binding protein: MSKNLLPVTIISGFLGSGKTTLLNHILKNQVGIKTAVLVNEFGEIGIDNDLIIEGSEDMIELNNGCICCSINGELLNTVSKVLERSEKLDYLIVETTGLADPLPVAMTFAAGDLREKVRLDSIITVIDGENFDFEINNTSVAYSQILYGDILLLNKCDLVNEEQLKKVEKFINNIKKEPRILRSINSEVGLQTIMSVGLFETDAFKYDKDKEDVREDSHDHSSHSHDHSSHSHDHSSHSHDHSSHSHDHSSHSHDHSSHSHDLINSIEGFTSVSYETFEPFSLRKFQYFLDNQISKNIFRAKGILWFMESER; encoded by the coding sequence ATGTCTAAAAATTTATTGCCAGTTACTATTATTAGTGGATTTTTAGGTTCTGGCAAAACTACACTTCTAAATCATATTTTAAAAAATCAAGTTGGTATTAAAACAGCTGTTTTAGTCAACGAATTTGGAGAAATTGGAATAGATAATGACTTAATAATAGAAGGCTCAGAAGATATGATCGAATTAAATAATGGCTGTATATGTTGCTCTATTAATGGTGAATTATTAAATACAGTATCCAAAGTTTTAGAAAGATCTGAAAAACTAGACTATTTGATTGTCGAGACTACTGGGCTAGCGGATCCTTTGCCAGTAGCCATGACTTTTGCAGCTGGAGATCTTCGAGAAAAAGTAAGATTAGATTCAATCATCACTGTTATTGATGGAGAAAATTTTGATTTTGAAATTAATAATACAAGTGTTGCCTATTCTCAGATTTTATACGGAGATATCCTTCTCCTAAATAAATGTGATTTAGTCAACGAAGAACAATTAAAGAAAGTCGAAAAATTTATAAATAATATAAAAAAAGAACCAAGGATATTGAGATCAATCAATAGTGAAGTTGGATTACAAACAATAATGAGTGTAGGTTTATTTGAAACAGATGCTTTTAAATACGATAAGGATAAAGAAGATGTGAGAGAAGATTCACACGATCACTCCTCTCATTCACACGATCACTCCTCTCATTCACACGATCACTCCTCTCATTCACACGATCACTCCTCTCATTCACACGATCACTCCTCTCATTCACACGATCACTCCTCTCATTCACACGATTTGATCAATAGCATAGAAGGGTTTACATCAGTTTCTTATGAGACATTTGAACCATTTTCCTTAAGGAAGTTTCAATATTTCTTAGATAATCAAATCTCAAAAAATATATTTAGGGCGAAAGGAATATTATGGTTTATGGAAAGTGAAAGAAA
- a CDS encoding 4a-hydroxytetrahydrobiopterin dehydratase: MEPYILQDEELNELLVKIPGWEIKSKQIQREFNFANFIEAFAFMTKVALICEKYNHHPNWENVYAKVIIKLNTHDLGGITNLDQTLASEINKIFDQ; this comes from the coding sequence ATGGAACCCTACATTTTGCAAGATGAAGAATTGAATGAATTATTAGTAAAAATACCTGGCTGGGAAATTAAATCTAAACAAATCCAAAGAGAATTTAACTTCGCTAATTTTATTGAAGCCTTTGCTTTTATGACTAAGGTTGCTTTAATCTGTGAAAAATATAATCATCATCCTAACTGGGAGAATGTTTATGCAAAAGTAATAATTAAATTAAATACACATGATCTAGGAGGTATTACGAATCTGGATCAAACATTAGCTTCGGAAATCAACAAAATTTTCGATCAATAA
- a CDS encoding secondary thiamine-phosphate synthase enzyme YjbQ: protein MEQIFSKLKFITHGEGFIDITYDLNLFVEKNNFHSGIINLTSLHTSCSLTINENADPNVLRDLKKYLQSIVPYDSYLTLSKNREEISYKHYQEGADDMPAHIKTSLTNTCLSLSFQEGKIMLGTWQAVYLWEHRFDQKERIINVHIIGEKK, encoded by the coding sequence ATGGAACAAATATTTTCAAAATTAAAATTCATAACTCATGGCGAGGGTTTTATTGATATCACATATGATTTAAATTTATTTGTTGAAAAAAATAATTTTCATTCCGGAATTATAAATTTAACTTCACTTCATACAAGTTGCAGTTTAACTATTAATGAGAACGCAGATCCAAATGTACTGAGGGACCTAAAAAAGTATCTGCAATCGATAGTTCCCTATGATTCCTACTTAACCTTATCAAAAAATAGAGAAGAAATATCCTATAAACATTATCAAGAAGGGGCTGACGATATGCCGGCACATATTAAAACATCCCTAACAAACACTTGTTTATCTTTGAGTTTTCAGGAGGGGAAAATTATGCTTGGCACATGGCAAGCAGTTTATTTATGGGAACATCGATTTGATCAAAAGGAAAGAATCATTAATGTACATATAATTGGTGAGAAAAAGTAA
- a CDS encoding carboxypeptidase M32 encodes MAETHWNNLGAYLKETQILGSIQNTLYWDQNTGMPKKGASWRSEQLTYIAKVLHERNSSEEFSNLIQSAKNELADIERNSDNQLFIKDKERNISLLLKEFNRERNLDPKLVESLAKAKSKGYESWREAKEKADFKIFLPFFKELVKLRIEEAKQISDQYSPWETLAQPFEPELTLKWLNKMFKPLKDTLPELIRRINKSKKYHWDLRSESQHNLCSQLLDEFGRDKDLVVVGKSPHPFSITLGPNDFRITTRIVEGEPLSSFLATAHEWGHSIYEQGLPSQSHQWFAWPLGQATSMGIHESQSLFWENRIVKSKSFSKRFFNKFVSAGCSLNNYLELWKSINHLEAGLNRVEADELTYGLHILIRTELEIDLIERGLPAEDIPTEWNKRYDELLGIKPSNDSEGCLQDVHWSEGAFGYFPSYLLGHVISAQISSQLEKDIGLIDNLIENGEYQKIIFWLKNNIHKYGRSVNCMELVKAVTNEELSPNYFINHLRSKINDFC; translated from the coding sequence TTGGCTGAAACTCATTGGAATAATCTGGGTGCTTACCTTAAAGAAACACAAATATTAGGTTCAATCCAAAATACACTTTATTGGGATCAGAATACTGGAATGCCAAAGAAAGGTGCTTCTTGGAGGTCTGAACAACTTACTTATATTGCAAAAGTATTGCATGAAAGAAATTCTTCCGAGGAATTTTCTAATTTAATACAATCTGCTAAAAATGAACTAGCAGATATTGAACGCAATTCCGATAATCAACTTTTCATAAAAGATAAAGAAAGAAATATTAGCCTTTTATTGAAGGAATTTAATAGAGAAAGAAATTTAGATCCTAAATTAGTTGAGTCTCTAGCAAAGGCAAAATCTAAAGGGTATGAAAGCTGGCGAGAAGCTAAGGAAAAAGCAGATTTTAAAATTTTTCTTCCTTTCTTTAAAGAATTAGTTAAATTGCGGATTGAAGAGGCAAAACAAATATCAGATCAATATTCACCATGGGAAACTTTAGCCCAACCCTTTGAGCCTGAATTAACTTTAAAGTGGCTGAATAAAATGTTTAAGCCTTTGAAAGATACTCTCCCAGAGTTGATTAGAAGGATTAATAAATCTAAGAAATATCACTGGGATTTGCGTTCAGAATCTCAACATAATTTATGTTCTCAATTACTTGATGAGTTTGGGAGAGATAAAGATCTAGTTGTTGTTGGTAAATCTCCCCATCCTTTTTCGATTACATTAGGGCCTAATGATTTCAGGATTACGACAAGAATTGTTGAAGGTGAACCATTATCAAGTTTTTTAGCAACTGCTCATGAGTGGGGGCATTCTATTTATGAGCAGGGTTTGCCATCTCAAAGTCATCAATGGTTTGCTTGGCCTTTAGGTCAAGCAACCTCTATGGGTATTCATGAAAGTCAATCTTTATTTTGGGAAAATAGAATAGTTAAATCCAAATCTTTTTCAAAAAGATTTTTTAACAAATTTGTTTCGGCTGGATGTTCTCTTAATAATTATTTAGAACTATGGAAATCTATTAATCATTTGGAAGCAGGATTAAATAGGGTTGAAGCGGATGAATTGACTTATGGCTTACACATATTAATAAGAACGGAACTTGAAATAGATTTAATTGAAAGAGGGTTACCTGCTGAAGATATTCCAACAGAATGGAATAAAAGATATGATGAACTACTAGGAATTAAACCATCTAATGATTCAGAAGGTTGTCTTCAAGATGTTCATTGGAGTGAAGGGGCGTTTGGATATTTTCCCTCATATTTGTTAGGACATGTTATAAGTGCGCAAATATCTTCTCAACTGGAAAAAGACATAGGTTTAATTGACAACTTAATTGAAAATGGTGAATATCAAAAGATCATCTTTTGGTTAAAAAATAATATACATAAATATGGCAGATCAGTTAATTG